ataaaatttcatttcattattacaTACTTTTAGCGAGCGAGTAATAAAAGTTAAGCCATATATGGTAATACTCACCATAGGGCTTGGAGGATGCATTGTGTCTGACCGAGATGAAGTTCCCTGAAAAAAAATCGAGTAAATTCTTCTGAAACAGCATTAAAACACGAGAAGTGTTCAAGCGCTCTTTGAAAAACCATTCAGATAACAGACAGACTTACCGTTCCTAATGTGTCGCTGAGGTTGGAATTGTCTTCAGGATTCACTATCTGCGAAaagtaattttatttatatcgtCAGAAAAATGAACGAATCAATTATAGTAATCCAAGCGAATataggataaaaaatatataatagtatataaaaacatattttccaagctcaaatatgaaaaaaattgtacatatAACGAAGAGAGAAAAtggcttttattttttttaaataaaaaaagtgatTATTTTGGCACACcaaagttcttcatttattcagCGTATCAACTTTTATTTTGCATCAGATGTACTGATTCAGTTTCGATTTATAATTAAACGAATTTTTTCCCACTTAGGTAGAGGCGTTTTTATACCTGTGCTGGTTCTCTAAAGCATGTTCCATCATCTGACGACGaactctgaaaaataaatttcggTTACTTTTTTGTTCATCCATCGTTAATGCTTCAAAACTCTTGCACTCCAGAAACTCGAATACTGAATTACCATTTCTTGCTCCATTAAAGTAACTCGTTGTGCATGTTGGACAACAGAGAAGTAGTTCTGAAGAAAacagaaatggatgaatttagTATGATATTATTGGAAAGAAGAATGTAAAAATTGACTTACCTCTACTAAAACTGGGTGTGCTCTCGGTCCtatccattgtacatcctggaaaaaatataattacaaAGTCTATAAATGACTTTTATATTTATGACTTGTGATATTTGCATCAGAAGCATCTCAGCAAGTTCCAAAATGGTGGCTACGGCGAGATGTAAGTTtgtatttattccgagaaaagtatcgactgtatcgcaATTTTTCAAGATACTTTTTCTCCCCAGCatcgaatgggaaaccataagagaattttatttttcgaaaatctatcccatcaaaaaaaaatttttgaaggaaaatcataaggagttgttattttcaacccctaataatgaacttgtgagatctaaaaaaattgtgtgagtaacatctacttagtgcttcatactatgtatagtttcatgactcagtgttttcaagatcccgtaaaaaaattaaaaactgtcaactcttcatcgccttccatgcaaaggctgtatcttggaagggatgTCGCTTTCGAAAAAAActcataggaactacccctgcttattttcaccGAGGAATCATCCACCTAAGTCTTTCACATTCGTTTacacacaccctgtatatttactgTAAGTATAAAAACAAACCGGAAACAAGTCAGTGTTTCTCAGACTGCTTGTAGCTCAAGGGCGGTTACAGTGGATGGGCCTTGGGGGCCATGGCACCCCCCTTTGAGAGCTTGAGAGTAATAATCattcgaatatcgaaaaatgatttcatttcattctcCAAAACAGAATAATAAGCTTCAATGAATTCTGAACAAGTATAGAGAAATAGAATATAAATGAGGGCCATAATGCAAGTGAAATACTTTCGAGTATTCGGTGGTTTTTAATTCTGGATTAAATGTTGAAGGACTTACCGGAATAGGTTCTGCATCGACCTCTACTGCCTCCGCATGTTCATGATTCCCATCCTGCAAATGTGAATTGAATTCAAATAAcctcaatttcgaattttgagaGTTTGTCGTTACTGATAAGGACAATTCAAGAATCTTACTCGACATGGCTCGAATATGGCTTTCAAGGCATATTAACAAAAGTCAGAAACCAAAATACTTGTACCCTTAAGttgaactgaaaatttgattttttttcaaattggcaATTTCTGCAAATAGATCACTCTGATTTTGACTAAAAATTTATTCTCGTGTGTAACATAAATCAACacatttttcagtgaaaattatgttaaaaattattcaatcctTGTTTTTGTGACAGACTCATTTATGAACCCTGGTTAATTGTTCTaatggaaaaaaaagaaaaaacaattattgAGAAATATTTCAGCTCCTGGTTATATTTCACATATTCGAATTTTGAAGTTCGCACACCGTTGAGAATGccagatttttttaattttatttttggccGTATTCATTCGGAAAATATATAGTGCATCTGCTACATcggttgaaaaaaagatatctaACCGATTATGCTAATCACGTGTTATTATCTAGAATAGGGAATtatttttagtaatttaattgACTTAGATATCGAACACTCATAACGAATCCTTACTTTTAATCTCTGATTAAGATTTTTCAAgttaagaatttttcgaaaaatcagcATGTTTCAGTTGCTCCCAAATTGAATTCAATGAAGAACTAAAATATATTGGTTATACGAGGGTCctaaaaaattacttttcgtGCTCGTTTAATCCAAGGatttgaatattcaatattaATTTTAGAAATATGACATTACCATTTCTACATTCCGGTGAGGGTTGATACCACCATTTTCAGGATGTATCATCCCATTGTCGTTTTGGTTATTCGAACCATTCATCATTTTGGAAAACGGTACAACACAGTGGTAACTCacaaaaaatacaataaaaaacAAGTTCACACAAACGAACACAAAGAACTAATGAGGATTCAATAAGAACACATTAAATCCAAATTCAATCAGCTTATGCGCAATCGGTCCTTCAGCAAACAGATGATGCAAAAAAATTCAGTAGCGTAGAGTGGGGCAGGCCTTGGTATTGGGATCTttaacaaaaatatgaaaaacatCCCAAGGGTCATAACATTAagtatgatatattatattatttataatttCTAACTCacttttctaaattttttatatgtatttcaatgtttttcatatttttgtttttgttttgggataattcaatattgaaaccATGTTGTGCTTTaagatatatatatttataatttttttccaaacgTAACGATAACAATATTGATGAATATAGAACATTTTTAAAGTTGACCTTCAATAATTTCTTAGACATcagatttttcaaattcataacaATATTGCATTAAAGTTATTCAGATAGTTTACAACTCGATATTATTAGGTATGATTATAAGCAAAAGAATAAATCAATGCTTGAGCTGAAAAAATAGTGGAAGATTAGATGAATAGTATCAAATATTTATACTGGGTATAATTatagatcatcaacatatatGACTGCACATGTATGTGATGACATAAAATTAACACCAAGTATATTGAATGTAAACCTCTCTAAGAATCTCCCATATTCTTCCAGTTCAACTATAAATATGCActaaaaattacaaattcaaaaaGCTCCAACCATTGAAATTATGTATAGAAAATTATCGCAGAAATCATAGCTTtttcaacaataaaaataaaaatttacaaaaagggTAATCACAGATGATTCACTGGTATTCCAATATAAGAATTCCTTCTCCTCACAAAAATATACATGTTCTATGTTCTACTTGAATATAACTACGTTCGGGCTTTTCGTTTTATTCCATGATTTCCATAAAAAGAGCATATTATGGTATGCtttttcatgaataataatTTAAGTTAGAATAAGGATACCAACCATTCTGCATCATCAAATTATTAGTTGCATAATTGTGTGGAACACTTGCTTGGGGTTGGTCGTACATGCAATCGCTGTAATTCTGCCCATTATAATAATACTCGGCCGTCGAAGGTTGCTGAGGACATGGAGGAGGAACCATTTGTTGCGCCGGCATGACGTTCATCAAATTTTGAAGAGGAGGCCTGGTATTACCGTTACGTTTTTCCTTCATTCGCTTATTCTGGAACCATACTTTTATTTGGCGCTCCGACAGTCCCAGTTGGCGGGCCAAGAACGCACGACCGGTTTGGTCCAAGTACTTCCTCTTGTGGAACTCCCTCTCAAGGCCGGCGAGCTGGTAAGGGGTGAAAATGGTCCTGAATCTCTTTGGTTTGGGTTGTGGGGCTGACTGAACTGGTGctgtaaaaataataatattaatttctgattaCGACATTGATTTTAGAGGTTATGCCATAAAAAAACTGTTTAAACATGATTTGGTTAAATTTTGAGCATTACTTTCTACTTCTACAAACGAAAGTGACTATTTCCCTGATAAAGGATGTttccaaaattattttttcaagttcTCCGATGATGATGTATACTCCATccataatgaatatttttgaatttaaatttgCGTGATATCGTTAATAGTTAATAAAACAAGATGTCCCGGAATTTCTGTAGCAAAATTTGGTCTCAGATTCACGGCACCAATTTAGCAGGCCCGTATTTATAATTTTTGCCAAGAGGCCCCTCTTTCGATGTAGCAGCCCTCTTAAATTTCACCcttaaaaatgatttttttttcatttattcaatagaaTGGTCTTTCCAACAGTTTAAAAACTTTCATGGCATTCAAATACTAGGCTTCctggcaaaaataaaaaatagtgGTCCCCTTACACCCGTATATTTCCTTGACAACctatgcaaaaaattgataGTGAGGAATGACAAGATAAACATTACTGAAAAAACTTCCTTAGCAAGGAATGAATTAATGACGATTCAGCAATAtttaatttctgaaatatcGATGCGAATGATGGgatatatgaaaaaattggCAGACACTTcaaatgtatacagggtgagtctttgacattATTTTCCTATCCTACAGCTCTTTTGAGTTTCCATAATGATCTATGACACCCCTAAagaaacagaattaccttcagggtaacaagctaaatctataacACTACAAAATTCAGCCAAATTAAGCAACtttccaaataattatttttaattttttcaacataaaattactcgaaaacggcgcattatacgaggaaaattgaggaatacttttattttaccaaacattcaaatattcattagatagagtccaacttagtttcaatagtTGTGATCTTAGAATTTtgggtattttcatggtacgtagtGGTCATAATAAGAGAACTGAAAGACGTGGtaaatatcttgtgttcaaaaaagattcatcgaatataTAAATGACAAAcactatttcgaaattcatttaattcgataaaaccgtgtGTGAGATTGAATTGAGAATAACatattttatagtttttcaatagggtgtatctttcaaacctagCCAATTCGGAAAGGAAAAAAATGTGTCTTTCGAactcaagaatgtactgttgaaatatttgtacaagtcaaagacacaccctgtatactgaacgtggaaatgaacatttctgatcgaattaaaaattttgaaagattagATACTCAACGTATTCCGCTTGATAAAATGTTTCGAGTGAATATCAAAAAACTATATGATTCCTTTTCGGATTTTAACAGATTTATCAAATACCAATCAATACTGCCTCTATTAGAACTATGAACTACccgccattttttcaaatgatgtGTTTAGACAGGATCTCCAGAGAACGGATTAGACTATTTTTGTAAGAACTTCCAATTCCTTTATTTTTCTCTACAAAATCAATATCAAGTGGAataaattttctcaatatttaccATTAAGTTGCTGCACATTAGTGTTCTGCTCCAAATTATTGTTCTGCTCCACATTACCATTCTGCTCCACATTGATGGCCGCCAAAATTTCTTCCAAACTTGGCCAGTTCTCTGcctgaagaataaaaaaaaaaattttattcaaatatctttttcggaataaacgaataaatttatcaaatttcaaaGCCAAGAACAAGCTGTCAAACTCACCTCTGTGGTAATGTTATCGAACGCCCAATCCAGATCGAAGAAATTGTTGGTACCCTCCATTTTTCTGCACTCACGCAACACAAGGAAACACAAAACGAAGATTCGAATAATGAAACGAAATACTCGAAAGTTATTCGGATGAgtttgaataaatatatttcattcaacACTATCGGATAACCTCCCTGCAAATACTAAGTGCTGCGAGGGTTCTGGTCGATTTATAAAGGATTACAGGGTTTCCACCCCTTCTTTTTGGAAAAGATGATGTCATTAGAAATTAATTCCTGGACTTCTTACCTGAAGGTCCATAATGGCATCAATTTGGTCGAAACGAAATCCTTTGTcagctttttgggaatttttgatcGTGTTCctctatttttgaaatttcttttcttttatttttcttaCTTATTAAACTTTATTATGTTGTTATAGTTTCATAGATATATTAAACAATGATACTATTTTGTCATATTGACGCATATATTGCTTTTCCGGATTCCacgatatacagagtgagtaaaaagtaacggaCAAAATTAAAACCTTACTATagattatattttcatatattaTAAATTCCGAAAACAATATGGAGTGTCTCCTAAACATTGAGTATTATTCTAGTAGTGATCAATTTCATCAATGATTTCGAAAACGCttcgctatacagggtgagactttgactcagACAAATATTTGactagtagattcttgagagcgaaaaaaataattttttcctttagcatttcttccgaatcggccctgtttaaaagatacaggctgttgaagaaccaaaaaaatattagtttcagttctcacaaacggtttcatccaATGAAACGAATTAtgaattatttgatgaatctttttcgaacacaagataaaagccacgtctttcagttttctcatcatgtaccataaaaataccaaaaattctacccaaattttgaaacttagttggacgctatataatgaatatttgaacgttttgtgaaataaatattaacttcatattttctagtaaATCTCGTATGATGCGTCGTTTTCGAAAAATGtgatgtttaaaaataaaaaatttggtacttcGAATGCAActcttaaaagatccacagatgtgtattggTGTCACAGATTcggctagttattttgaaggtaattttgtttttccatgggtggcacagctcattatgaaaattttaaaaggctatatctttttatcgtcgccgaatcagaaaatatgttagagaaaaaagtgtctctttttacctccagaatctactattaaaacatttatacgagtcaaagactcaccctgtatagaaatgAGATTTGGTGAGAAGGATCACTTCATTTGTTGCTTCTTTTACGTTGAATACCACGTCTTTGGCAACTACAGTGGTGTGCGTACAGGCATTGAcaatttctggaaaaaaataGTGCGACACTGGCTTTTTCTAGAAGGAATTCTTGAATTCAACCTAGAACAAGAAGGATACCTTGCGTTTCTCGATAGGGGTTCGAAGGAATTGAGTTGACTGTTTCATAAGAATTCAGAAATCATTTCCAAATTACAAGAATTGTTAAATTGGTCGTTCTCATCTGAAATGCAGGGATCCagtcttctttttcttctcttATCTCTTTTATCTTAAAACCAAAGCATTTCCAGGACCTTTCCGACTTCAATTCATTCGGAGTATTCATAAAGTAATTGACTGCGCTGTGGAGTCAATCGGTTCTTGGAAAGCAAAGGCTGCTTAACTCTCCCAAACTTTGCGTCCTTATAATCATTAGCATTGTACCTGAAAAATTGTCATCTTTGGGCCATAAAATTGCTTCCGTACCATGAATCAACGTAATTTAGGATTTTACTAAAAGGCATTATGATTTTGACTGATTTTATAGAAATTATAGTATTATACAGGCTGAATAAGAAGTAACGTATATACGAGATCTATATTATCCTTATTCAGTGTAAAAAAAGTGGTCCAATgggccaatttttattttaaagtaCGCAACTTTTATGTATATTCAAGGagtttttcattcatcattAAACAGTCGACAATTCTCTAAAGAATTTaatcgagaattcatgcgccgttaATTCTTTacagttacatacgcacttttggtaaaattcactgttcagttgcatacaaaataatctctgccgttttcttaccgaAATTTGCTAGAGAATTcccggctgttacaaacgggctttacacaAGAAGAAAGAGAATTATTGAAAATGCCAAGAAAATCATTGTACCTAGCACGTCACTCGCAATAGATCCAGAATATCTGGATCTCtctagaaaattctagaaaactaaTCATTGAGGTTAAAAGCAGTCTGTAAAGTTCGATTGAGTCATTTTTGCGTATCGTCAACATAACtcctttattttttatgtttcagGAAAGTGATAGAATGTCTTTATTTTCAGAGAGCAAAAAATggtcctttcaaaaaaatggtcCTTATAAATTAGAAGGTTTCACTTTGACGAAAATAACAGTACATATctttgaaattgcaattttcgaaaagtaCTCGATCAATTTAGAAGGCTCtataatacaattttttttgaaaatcacaACTTCTCCACTTTGCATGCCTATATCACAAGACGATGTTGTTGAATACTACTAATTTCTGtccaaaataatttgaaatttgaaataagatCTCATATTCTTATATGAAAACCTATATGCTGGCTCGAAATCCGAACACAAGCAGAAACAAATTTTCTGCATTTTATTTCAATCCATTCAAATCTTTCTCGCTATAGTCTTACAATCAGTGCGATATCAGATATAATTTattctttcaaaaaattattgttcATGAGACACAATCTGTTTCtccattttttcaatcaattcttcgaaataacatttcatattgaaatcGGCTGGCTTTTTCTACCCCCTCCAATTATAGGAGGATACtaccaaatttttttctgattgccTTCTGGCTCTCATACAATGTCGGCTCTATTTAATTTCCGTCAGTTCTCTgctttctaagaaaaaaataaaatttacagtgactatataccccCCACAGTGGCGACATAGGCTGCGTCTAATTTTCTTTTGGTTGATCCGCCATGTTTTGTCGGACGTCAAAAGAACGGGTATTTGGATAGAATTTCTAACCTATGGTGTTATTATTTGTCTACGTCCTTGACAAAATGGTGGATTTTTGACAGTTTTATGACCCGTTGTCACCACTGTGGGAGAATAAAGACACTGTAATAAAATGGCTCTTTAGGTACCATCTTTAGGGAGCTGTaattaaacaaaattttatgaagccGCTCCCACGAAGGGTACACGTCGGTCCCCATAGATGGCAGGGTGAGTAAAACCAAGAAAATCttgaataactcaaaaatcacTAATGTGAACAGTACGAATAGGAACCAATGGAGTACTAAATAATTCcgtattttttaaattttttttgcgtaTTTCAAGCTTTATCAAAAACAATTAGGAATAATCGAGAACCAAAAGTTATATTGCAGTAATTTCAACAGGAGAAATTAGAACAAATTCAGGAGTGattattatcattgaaaattttttggaaatcaGTAAGTGATTGCGCTGAgtataaattattcaaaaactgtAACGGTGTTATGGAACAAAATACGAGAAATATTTTATACTTCATTCGTGAATTTCTTGATGCTCAAGTCATAGCCTATCGATACCATGGAAAATTGAAtacttttgtttagtttttccgtttttgtttttttattattcaatatgCCGAAAATTGATTACCAATCATGTCGCTTACTTGATGAAATTGATAAAACATATGGGAAATAATAAATCGCATAATTCAATTCAAGACTCTAAATTTGGACGACTGATTATTTCGTCTTTGATAGAAGTCAGGTTTGAATAATcgcatttttcaataatatgaaatttgaaaaaaattggcaATATACGTTAATCACATTAAATATTGATTACTTCATTTTCCTGAGGACAGATCATGAAACAAATTCAGTAAGTCCAAATTAGTTACGCCTTCAACCCCCCGTCGTTCTGTGGAAGTTATCCTTACCTTCTTGGCACCTTATTATCCTGTGAAGTTAGAGAATATTACAGTAATTAAATCCTGTCATGTTATCTCTGAATCACAATTTACACTTATACTAATGATGGATTTTTCGAGACCCAAATCTTATGTGTGAAAACTCATTAAATCACACAAAGAGggatattgtttcaaaattttggaataaCATATATTAACTCCTACTATTTCGATGAAAAtggaaagaaaaaatcgaatttattttgagTGGTATTCAATATTGATGATATTACTGCGGATACTTAGATTTTTTTTGCTTACGTTATTATGTGacgaaatggtaaaaaaaaattaaggcaCAATTACAAGGatattcaaaatttattattgTAAGTATGGCATAAAGGCAGTGAGTTCTCAACTAGAAAGTTTTACAATATCCgatgtttctgaaataaaaaagaagaaaatttctgAGAATCATCAACATTCTAATTACTCCTTCCGAAAGTAGGTAACTGTGGTACCTATTGTGGTATCTGGAGATAAAGATCTCGAACTCAGTTAATGTTGGCTATATTTAAATAGTCGTAAAATTTATCTGCAGCCGTATTCAAGATTATGGGCATATTCGAGGAAAGGTAAATGAAATTATCCGCATCATTAACAAATTACAAGTAGGCAACTACCTAAGAACTTCCACAGAACACAGATGAAGAATGACCACGTGCCTGACCCTAAAGAAACAATAGCTAGCTTGACCGTGCAAAATTTAATCTGGCTTttgttaatattattatatagtTCAAATTTATAACCGGATTGCTCACCCATGCAGGTACTGCAGTTAGACAACGCTTGTACCTCTCAACATTATTTCTTGCATTGTAGAAGTTGTAGTAAAAATTTTTCAGTAGATCAGTGGTGGTTACAGGAATAATTGGGGGTGgggaaaaattttatatttgaaattctctagggttattcgatataaaataggcatatatttataattattatataagCTGTATGTTTATATTTGAAGAGGAGACTAATATCAtttttcgatgttcaaaaaaatttttctgtcaaattctcaaagagcaactcttcttgaaATAAATCGAGAAATTTCATAGAGTTTGGTGCAACCAAACCCAcctttttcacaatttttcgaaagtcaattTTCGACACACGTATCacccagaaaaatcattgtaAAGCATAATGTGATATTCTGAAAGAGGAATTCCTCGAGTAATAAATCTGGAAACTTTATCTACCTTAGTCTAACAGTTTGGTCTTGACGTTTTTTTGCGTTACCtcatctttttcgggatttttcaaaggtcaattttcgacacgcgtattTCCCAGAAAAATGATGGCAGATCAAAATTTACacattctaaaagagcaactcctcttgCATTAAATCTAGAAATTTTATCGAGCTCgttgcaaccgttcggtctggacgaattttcaactgaatccatttttttttaaattttgcgaaggtcaactttcgacacttttatctcccagaaaaatcatcgtagatctaaatatgatacatattctgaaagagcaaatcttctagtaataaatctcgaaattgcATCGAACTTGGTGCAGTGGAGATTCCAGGAGGGATGTTGGGGGTAGGGAtataatttcatatttgaaCTTCTGTGAGGTGTGTTCAATGATAGAAATACATAGATATAATTGTATTATATGCTATATGTCTGAAAGAACACTATTGTAAAGGGTTGATGGGTTGAAGAGGTAaatgaaatcatttttcgatattcgaaaaaatattcctCTAAAATTTCCAAATGAGGGGGGGGGGCATGGACattaataattaatattaaAGGCTCTGGCTAAAAATCGccctgaaaataaaatatttaaaagtttCCACATTAAAATGATTATTACAGATCACAAAAAACAGGGTGTCCCAGGGTGGATGGGCTGTTAGACGTTTATAGAGATCTTATCCCAATTTTCTGCTTAAAATTTCTTCCTAAAATATTCCCAGACTTCTGAAGCTTCCGGATATACCGGAAACAGCCAGGAACTATTATCTCATTTtaaatggcacacccagtaaATCTTTGCATCTTCAGATAGTTgattgaataaataataaacgGTGTATGAGTTATTAGGATTCTAGTGAAAACGATGGGGAAAATGGAAGATGAAAAGTCAACGGACTTAATTTATGATATAAATGGTGAAAACGGGTTTTAATTTTTCtagattttttttgattttttttcgaaaaaatttcatcatctGTGTTGACTTTCAAGAGGTATGACATATTGTGGAAATTGCTATCTAATAAGCTCTCTAACCATAAGAAGGGGCTTGCCATTTGGAATAAGGAATTAGCAGGCTTTCAATcctttattttttaataaaccATAATCAAACTGTAACATCCATTGAAGTCGTGTGTTAACTCGACCCACAATTCAACTTCACACGACTGAATTGTTGGTGTAGAAGAAACAATCAGTTGCAAATCATAAAGATCGGGATATTTCaattgggacaccctgtatttccaaCATCGAGCAAAATTATTCACTGATGACTCGAAAAGGAATTCCTTTCAAAAGTTGCCTCGTAGCAAAATTTCTGGGtagaaataattcaatttggAAATTTACTGAAACATCCAATTAGTTAATAACTCTACAAAtaggatatttttttttagtattGTAGATGCATTGATGCCGCAAATTACCTTAAACGATTCACGTGGACTTGAATGAAAAGTCAGCATTAACAGTAACTTCTGCTTCATTGAAACTTTTGAAGGGGTAGGTAATTATTAAATTTGTTCATTACTAAATGAATCGTTGGCTTCTTGTGAATaggttcttgaaattttttctattcattcATTAGTTAAGTggtgaataatggaaaaatgtgTCTATCCAATTTCGAAAAGATGATAAGTTTCAATGAGATGGAATTCCGACAACCCCAAACTGAGTAATTTTGCCAGAAActattcattttcaaaattattgacCACTTGAATGACTGGTTCGATGTATATTTCGATTAGTTGAGAAAGTCTTCCAACTTTTTTGCTTCCAAGAGCCCTTGAAATTCAAATGATAATAGTTTCAGTATGATATCTGAACTATAAAagaatttaacaaaatgaaatttgacAAATAACGATTGCATAaagaagtttcaattttttcat
The window above is part of the Coccinella septempunctata chromosome 8, icCocSept1.1, whole genome shotgun sequence genome. Proteins encoded here:
- the LOC123318385 gene encoding homeobox protein Hox-A3-like, whose protein sequence is MEGTNNFFDLDWAFDNITTEAENWPSLEEILAAINVEQNGNVEQNNNLEQNTNVQQLNAPVQSAPQPKPKRFRTIFTPYQLAGLEREFHKRKYLDQTGRAFLARQLGLSERQIKVWFQNKRMKEKRNGNTRPPLQNLMNVMPAQQMVPPPCPQQPSTAEYYYNGQNYSDCMYDQPQASVPHNYATNNLMMQNGWYPYSNLNYYS